One region of Salvia miltiorrhiza cultivar Shanhuang (shh) chromosome 3, IMPLAD_Smil_shh, whole genome shotgun sequence genomic DNA includes:
- the LOC131016446 gene encoding uncharacterized protein LOC131016446 isoform X3: protein MPCLNISTNVSLEATDTSAILSEISSTVAKLIGKPEAYVMVVLKGSVPISFGGTEQPAAYGELVSIGGLSPDVNKKISGAIADILETKLSVPKARYFLKFYDTKGSNFGWNGSTF from the exons ATGCCGTGCTTGAACATTTCCACTAACGTCAGCCTCGAGGCCACCGACACTTCTGCCATACTCTCCGAGATCTCCTCCACCGTTGCCAAGCTCATCGGCAAACCCGAGGCT TATGTGATGGTTGTGTTGAAGGGATCTGTCCCCATATCATTTGGAGGGACAGAGCAGCCTGCTGCTTATGGAGAGCTTGTTTCAATTGGAGGGCTTAGTCCTGATGTCAACAAGAAGATCAGTGGTGCTATTGCCGACATACTTGAGACTAAGCTATCCGTGCCAAAAGCACGATATTTCCTCAAATTCTATGACACAAAG GGTTCCAACTTTGGCTGGAATGGATCGACATTCTAG
- the LOC131016446 gene encoding uncharacterized protein LOC131016446 isoform X2 yields the protein MPCLNISTNVSLEATDTSAILSEISSTVAKLIGKPEAYVMVVLKGSVPISFGGTEQPAAYGELVSIGGLSPDVNKKISGAIADILETKLSVPKARYFLKFYDTKGSNFGWNGSTF from the exons ATGCCGTGCTTGAACATTTCCACTAACGTCAGCCTCGAGGCCACCGACACTTCTGCCATACTCTCCGAGATCTCCTCCACCGTTGCCAAGCTCATCGGCAAACCCGAGGCT TATGTGATGGTTGTGTTGAAGGGATCTGTCCCCATATCATTTGGAGGGACAGAGCAGCCTGCTGCTTATGGAGAGCTTGTTTCAATTGGAGGGCTTAGTCCTGATGTCAACAAGAAGATCAGTGGTGCTATTGCCGACATACTTGAGACTAAGCTATCCGTGCCAAAAGCACGATATTTCCTCAAATTCTATGACACAAAG
- the LOC131016446 gene encoding uncharacterized protein LOC131016446 isoform X1 encodes MPCLNISTNVSLEATDTSAILSEISSTVAKLIGKPEAYVMVVLKGSVPISFGGTEQPAAYGELVSIGGLSPDVNKKISGAIADILETKLSVPKARYFLKFYDTKASQSQEYAQCLHALHQF; translated from the exons ATGCCGTGCTTGAACATTTCCACTAACGTCAGCCTCGAGGCCACCGACACTTCTGCCATACTCTCCGAGATCTCCTCCACCGTTGCCAAGCTCATCGGCAAACCCGAGGCT TATGTGATGGTTGTGTTGAAGGGATCTGTCCCCATATCATTTGGAGGGACAGAGCAGCCTGCTGCTTATGGAGAGCTTGTTTCAATTGGAGGGCTTAGTCCTGATGTCAACAAGAAGATCAGTGGTGCTATTGCCGACATACTTGAGACTAAGCTATCCGTGCCAAAAGCACGATATTTCCTCAAATTCTATGACACAAAG GCCAGTCAGAGCCAAGAATATGCACAATGTCTTCATGCTTTACACCAGTTCTAG